GAATGGAATACGTCGGGCTATCCGGCACCCCTGACCGATCAGGACCCCTATGGCCAGGCCGCCAGCGGCTCCTGGCTCAATCGCATTCATGGCTTCGAAGCGGGCGAGGGGGCTTCGGGGCGCACCGTGCACTTCCCGCGTTCGTGCCTGCATTGCGCCGACGCGCCGTGCGTTCCCGTTTGCCCCACAGGCGCGTCCTATAAGCGCGTCG
This genomic interval from Pseudomonadota bacterium contains the following:
- a CDS encoding 4Fe-4S dicluster domain-containing protein, producing the protein MTTLPGTTDKALGLVIDLDTCVGCQACAVACKEWNTSGYPAPLTDQDPYGQAASGSWLNRIHGFEAGEGASGRTVHFPRSCLHCADAPCVPVCPTGASYKRV